A region from the Salidesulfovibrio onnuriiensis genome encodes:
- a CDS encoding YgdI/YgdR family lipoprotein: MKRLIALSVLALFLFAAAGCGSTSYKVVTADQTYVSKEKPEYDKTSETYTFTNEDGHEMTIKREDMKTIEKVK, encoded by the coding sequence ATGAAAAGACTGATCGCCCTGTCCGTACTGGCCCTGTTCCTGTTCGCCGCAGCCGGCTGCGGCTCCACCTCCTACAAGGTGGTCACGGCGGACCAGACATACGTAAGCAAGGAAAAACCCGAATACGACAAGACTTCGGAAACCTACACCTTCACCAATGAGGACGGTCACGAGATGACCATCAAGCGCGAGGACATGAAAACCATCGAAAAGGTGAAATAG
- a CDS encoding PilZ domain-containing protein, with protein sequence MLRKIYDWVRGCFGPENRTRSRVAVGHEAFIEIGDVVTPVILHDLSMNGALCRGADSFRIGQRCTLILPLSPGLRIAIEGEVVRNQEEGPAIRFTTMGPESFTHLKRMVELNAPDADVIEDELRGR encoded by the coding sequence ATGCTCAGAAAAATCTATGACTGGGTTCGCGGCTGTTTCGGGCCGGAAAACAGGACCCGCAGCAGGGTGGCCGTGGGGCATGAAGCCTTCATCGAGATCGGCGACGTGGTCACGCCCGTGATCCTGCACGACCTGAGCATGAACGGCGCCCTGTGCCGCGGCGCGGACAGCTTCCGCATCGGCCAGCGCTGCACCCTGATCCTGCCCCTGTCCCCGGGCCTGCGCATCGCCATCGAGGGAGAGGTGGTCCGCAACCAGGAGGAAGGCCCGGCCATTCGCTTCACCACCATGGGGCCGGAGAGCTTCACGCACCTCAAGCGCATGGTGGAGCTCAACGCGCCGGACGCGGACGTCATCGAGGACGAACTGCGCGGCCGCTGA
- a CDS encoding flagellar hook-length control protein FliK, producing MQNIPYVEKETYTKLTTANMADRIPEKAKKDLFEDFFSQQISYASPSKGDTEEALYQDLFTQQEVFVQEGLATAPLSTDEKMIKAAPQAASATKVEEKEVLKPSRSMVEEQPAEKKMTREDLDEVRDDLKEYGLSDEEIQDMEDRIDSDEGLTWGQFVSELNEKISQFGKVELSPEQTEKLQSMFGKLGFSDKESGQLIKDLENGNSKKVLNAIMEKLDALPQGTKILFDKGEVEAFAAAMNSSKEFTVEIKKMFSKAALPKDMKEAFSLISQETAKLDQKEIRLVRAVGKALVKAMGKELKDSSAAADTNKAVDLKERTAKGEKAASKKTGNAKAENSEKTKAGSETDLKAEIADADQQDSEEKAPVRQVEAKQAEAARTVAKESDAGQAVAREGEFKEALKNLQENSTHKSDRNEKDALPQFKQAETNADAKQENAGQTASDKNAKQENAWNQFFGKLTKDESGSAKSSFGKLENLAQALKGSGSDSAKTALTDMAGNAKTRVWEKISAPKVMRQVNNAIFTNLGQGKKQLTLHLKPEALGAVKVVLQVQGKEVNATLRAESAEAAKVIADHVESIKQSLENQGLKVNKLDVQTGLAENDGRQNWQGEMQHNQARERDEMARMRQRMRNLREGTGILAQDMQNMTDTANVAEQGLHVVA from the coding sequence ATGCAGAATATTCCTTATGTGGAAAAAGAGACCTACACAAAACTGACCACCGCCAACATGGCGGACAGAATCCCGGAAAAGGCCAAGAAAGACCTTTTCGAGGATTTCTTCAGCCAGCAGATTTCCTATGCCTCGCCCAGCAAGGGCGATACCGAGGAAGCCCTGTACCAGGACCTGTTCACGCAGCAGGAAGTCTTCGTGCAGGAAGGACTCGCCACGGCTCCCCTTTCCACCGACGAAAAGATGATCAAGGCCGCCCCGCAGGCGGCAAGCGCAACCAAGGTGGAAGAAAAGGAAGTGCTCAAGCCCTCCAGGTCCATGGTGGAAGAGCAACCCGCCGAAAAGAAAATGACCCGGGAAGACCTGGACGAAGTTCGGGACGACCTCAAGGAATACGGCCTGAGCGACGAGGAAATCCAGGATATGGAAGACCGGATCGACAGCGATGAAGGCCTGACCTGGGGACAGTTCGTCAGCGAGCTCAATGAGAAGATCAGCCAGTTCGGCAAGGTGGAGCTCTCCCCGGAACAGACCGAGAAGCTCCAGTCCATGTTCGGCAAGCTGGGATTCAGCGACAAGGAATCCGGCCAGCTCATCAAGGATCTTGAAAACGGCAATTCCAAGAAGGTCCTGAACGCCATCATGGAAAAGCTCGACGCCCTGCCGCAGGGAACCAAGATCCTGTTCGACAAGGGCGAGGTCGAGGCCTTTGCCGCGGCCATGAACTCCTCCAAGGAATTCACCGTCGAGATCAAGAAGATGTTCAGCAAGGCCGCCCTGCCCAAGGACATGAAGGAGGCCTTCTCCCTCATCAGCCAGGAAACGGCCAAGCTGGACCAGAAGGAAATCCGCCTGGTGCGCGCCGTGGGCAAGGCCCTGGTCAAGGCCATGGGCAAGGAGCTCAAGGACAGCTCCGCCGCAGCCGACACCAACAAGGCCGTGGACCTCAAGGAACGCACCGCCAAGGGTGAAAAGGCCGCTTCCAAGAAAACCGGAAACGCCAAGGCGGAAAACAGCGAAAAGACCAAGGCCGGTTCCGAAACCGACCTCAAGGCCGAGATCGCCGACGCCGACCAGCAGGACTCCGAGGAAAAGGCTCCTGTCCGCCAGGTGGAGGCCAAGCAGGCCGAGGCCGCCAGGACCGTCGCCAAGGAAAGCGATGCGGGCCAAGCCGTTGCCAGGGAAGGGGAATTCAAGGAGGCCCTGAAGAACCTCCAGGAAAACAGCACCCACAAGAGCGACCGGAACGAAAAGGACGCCCTGCCCCAGTTCAAGCAGGCCGAGACCAACGCCGACGCCAAGCAGGAAAACGCTGGCCAGACCGCTTCCGACAAGAACGCCAAGCAGGAAAACGCCTGGAACCAGTTCTTCGGCAAGCTGACCAAGGACGAATCCGGCTCCGCCAAGAGCTCCTTCGGCAAGCTGGAAAACCTGGCCCAGGCCCTCAAGGGCTCGGGCAGCGATTCGGCCAAGACCGCTCTCACCGACATGGCGGGCAACGCCAAGACCCGCGTTTGGGAAAAAATTTCCGCGCCCAAGGTCATGCGCCAGGTCAACAACGCCATCTTCACCAACCTGGGCCAGGGCAAGAAGCAGCTGACCCTGCACCTCAAGCCCGAGGCGCTGGGCGCGGTCAAGGTCGTGCTCCAGGTCCAGGGCAAGGAAGTGAACGCCACCCTGCGCGCCGAAAGCGCCGAAGCGGCCAAGGTCATTGCCGACCACGTGGAAAGCATCAAGCAAAGTCTTGAAAACCAGGGTCTTAAGGTCAACAAGCTCGATGTCCAGACCGGCCTGGCCGAAAACGACGGTCGCCAGAACTGGCAGGGCGAGATGCAGCACAACCAGGCCCGGGAACGCGACGAAATGGCGCGCATGCGTCAGCGCATGAGAAATCTTCGCGAGGGAACCGGCATTTTGGCCCAGGACATGCAAAATATGACTGACACGGCAAATGTTGCCGAACAAGGGTTACACGTCGTCGCATAG
- a CDS encoding flagellar hook assembly protein FlgD, which yields MSYVNTGYILGQHEQYLAEANSPNQKKSVDQESFLTLLVAQLTHQDPMNPMEDTDMTSQLAEFSSLEQLTSINTGIENLGSAQERTDMLTAVSFIGKSVRASGYNISKEGTTVSKIFYGTGEALGAVKINVYDSDGAIVRTVEQGSKEPGNYEFEWDGRNAKGELVADGTYSVGILGEDTNGKPVMIRTEMSGEVSGIVQENGQSFLRLKDGRYVSFANVTEVVNTGSTDSGSETEESGS from the coding sequence ATGAGTTACGTTAATACCGGCTACATATTGGGCCAGCACGAGCAGTATCTGGCCGAAGCCAACTCTCCCAATCAGAAAAAGAGTGTCGACCAGGAATCCTTCCTGACCCTTCTGGTGGCGCAGCTTACGCACCAGGACCCCATGAATCCCATGGAAGACACCGACATGACCAGCCAGCTCGCAGAGTTCTCCAGCCTGGAGCAGCTCACCAGCATCAACACGGGCATCGAGAACCTGGGTTCGGCCCAGGAGCGTACCGACATGCTCACCGCCGTGAGCTTCATCGGCAAGAGCGTTCGGGCCTCCGGCTACAATATTTCCAAGGAAGGCACCACGGTCAGCAAGATCTTCTACGGCACAGGCGAAGCCCTGGGCGCGGTCAAGATCAATGTTTACGACTCGGACGGCGCCATTGTCCGCACCGTGGAGCAGGGTTCCAAGGAGCCCGGCAACTACGAATTCGAATGGGACGGCCGCAACGCCAAGGGCGAACTGGTGGCCGACGGCACCTACAGCGTGGGTATTCTGGGCGAGGACACCAACGGCAAGCCGGTCATGATCCGCACGGAAATGTCGGGCGAGGTCTCGGGGATCGTCCAGGAAAACGGCCAGAGCTTCCTGCGTCTCAAGGATGGCCGCTACGTGAGCTTCGCCAACGTCACCGAAGTGGTGAACACGGGAAGCACCGATTCAGGCAGCGAAACCGAGGAAAGCGGTTCGTAA
- a CDS encoding flagellar hook protein FlgE — protein sequence MGLSASLYSGITGLTAHGEKMTVIGNNLANVNTTGFKAARMHFEDFVSQDFPTTAGTSQVGRGVRVAAIYADFGQGALETTTESTDMAISGDGFFTVSPKGEDANYYTRAGVFRFDNDGFLVDPHGYVVQGWAVEQQEATVATSTTADQTTTSTGARIIGTPTDIQLENFQSPPKATSQVSMVTNLDPTTVSRSNDTNNPYFALMQNWDGSAETPLASGNYAYSSTIKVFDEVGASHNLTVYFDQVTMSNAGGDTVWEYMVTIDPLEDKRIISGADGNMTAMAGTSAAGLLMCGTMTFRTGQLVGMNAFTLQSNGGINGGSMSLDSWQMADFSSQGYPVFAANFLGQSNASTTNSANASLVELNFGLRNTDLTSNGSGAWTAGWAQTTGALQQTAADVSNNISNSGILPNFKGTEISALATQSFDTGGSSTLFQNQNGYSAGVLQGVSVSRDGILSGRYSNGQTLQLYSLTLATFTDKWHLRREGGNLFSETTESGPALTGQAGDSGKGVVDGNSLEISNVDMGNEFVKMITTQRGFQANTKVITSADSMLGEVIAMKR from the coding sequence ATGGGTTTGTCAGCATCATTATACTCCGGCATCACCGGACTCACCGCACATGGTGAAAAGATGACTGTCATCGGCAACAACCTTGCCAACGTCAACACCACGGGCTTCAAGGCGGCCCGCATGCATTTCGAGGATTTCGTGAGCCAGGACTTCCCCACCACGGCGGGGACCTCCCAGGTGGGACGCGGCGTGCGCGTTGCGGCCATCTATGCGGACTTCGGCCAGGGCGCCTTGGAAACCACCACGGAATCCACGGACATGGCCATTTCCGGCGACGGATTCTTCACGGTCTCGCCCAAGGGCGAGGACGCCAACTACTACACCCGCGCCGGCGTGTTCCGCTTCGACAACGACGGTTTTCTGGTGGACCCGCACGGCTACGTGGTGCAGGGATGGGCAGTGGAACAGCAGGAGGCCACCGTGGCCACCTCCACAACCGCGGACCAAACCACCACATCCACGGGCGCGCGCATCATCGGCACGCCCACGGACATCCAGCTGGAAAACTTCCAGTCCCCGCCCAAGGCCACCTCGCAGGTGTCCATGGTCACCAACCTGGACCCCACCACGGTGAGCCGCTCCAACGACACGAACAACCCGTATTTCGCCCTGATGCAAAACTGGGACGGCTCGGCCGAGACCCCGCTGGCTTCGGGCAACTACGCCTATTCCAGCACCATCAAGGTCTTCGACGAAGTGGGCGCCTCCCATAACCTGACCGTGTATTTCGACCAGGTCACCATGTCCAATGCGGGCGGCGACACGGTCTGGGAATACATGGTCACCATAGACCCCCTGGAAGACAAACGCATCATCTCCGGTGCTGACGGCAACATGACTGCCATGGCCGGAACCTCGGCAGCGGGACTGCTCATGTGCGGCACCATGACCTTCCGTACCGGCCAGCTGGTGGGCATGAACGCCTTCACCTTGCAGTCCAACGGCGGCATCAACGGCGGGTCCATGAGCCTCGACTCCTGGCAGATGGCCGACTTCTCGTCCCAGGGCTACCCGGTCTTCGCCGCCAACTTCCTGGGGCAATCCAACGCCAGCACCACCAATTCAGCCAACGCCTCGCTCGTGGAGCTCAACTTCGGGCTGCGCAACACGGACCTGACCAGTAACGGTTCGGGCGCATGGACCGCGGGCTGGGCCCAGACCACCGGTGCCCTGCAGCAGACCGCGGCGGACGTGTCCAACAACATCTCCAACTCGGGTATACTGCCCAACTTCAAGGGCACCGAGATCAGCGCCCTGGCCACCCAGAGCTTCGACACCGGCGGCTCGTCCACCCTGTTCCAGAACCAGAACGGCTACTCCGCGGGCGTGCTCCAGGGGGTGTCGGTCTCCCGCGACGGCATCCTGTCCGGCCGCTATTCCAACGGCCAGACCCTGCAGCTCTATTCCCTGACCCTGGCCACCTTCACCGACAAGTGGCACCTGCGGCGCGAGGGCGGCAACCTGTTCTCCGAAACCACGGAGTCGGGCCCGGCGCTCACCGGACAGGCGGGCGACAGCGGCAAGGGCGTCGTGGACGGCAACTCGCTGGAAATCTCCAATGTGGACATGGGCAACGAGTTCGTCAAGATGATCACCACCCAGCGCGGCTTCCAGGCCAACACCAAGGTGATTACCTCGGCCGACTCCATGCTCGGCGAAGTCATCGCCATGAAGCGCTAA
- a CDS encoding GNAT family N-acetyltransferase → MGITYSEDRKKGHEQIAALFTELGWTSGAQGERLHKGLEHSHSLITAWDGERLAGMACAISDGYMVMYVPFVAVHPDYQGRGIGTEIMNRLVDRYREVARKVLVALDGKEDFYERFGFVKSGDRVPMYLKEY, encoded by the coding sequence ATGGGCATAACATACAGTGAGGATAGGAAAAAGGGGCATGAGCAGATCGCGGCCCTGTTCACGGAGCTGGGCTGGACATCCGGGGCCCAGGGAGAGCGGCTGCACAAGGGCCTGGAGCATTCCCACAGCCTGATCACGGCCTGGGACGGCGAACGCCTGGCGGGCATGGCCTGTGCCATTTCCGACGGGTACATGGTCATGTACGTGCCCTTTGTTGCCGTACATCCAGACTACCAGGGGCGCGGCATCGGCACCGAAATCATGAACCGGCTGGTGGATCGCTACAGGGAGGTGGCCCGCAAGGTGCTGGTGGCCCTGGATGGCAAGGAGGATTTCTACGAGCGGTTCGGGTTCGTGAAGAGCGGGGACCGGGTGCCCATGTATCTCAAGGAGTACTGA
- a CDS encoding flagellin, protein MSLVINHNLMALNASRNLSDSYGSLAVSTRRLSSGLRVGTAADDAAGLAIRELMRSEISSIQQGVRNANDAISMIQTADGALQVIDEKLVRMKELAMQAATGTYNSDQRLIIDSEYQAMASEVSRIANATDFNGIYLLNGNLSGQISDHNGSVLAPSGPIKIHFGTSNDSSEDYYYIAIQAATASALGLGHAAAEKTGTGEQIHAGKTVSTQALAQLAMDAVNQAIISKDKIRANLGSLQNRLENTITNLEIQAENLQAAESRISDVDVATEMTEFVRQQILTQSAVAMLAQANSLPRMAMQLISG, encoded by the coding sequence ATGTCCCTCGTTATCAACCACAACCTTATGGCCTTGAACGCCAGCAGAAACCTGAGTGATTCATACGGATCCCTGGCCGTCTCCACCAGGCGCCTGTCTTCCGGCCTTCGCGTGGGTACGGCTGCGGACGACGCCGCAGGCCTGGCCATTCGCGAACTCATGCGTTCGGAAATTTCTTCCATTCAACAGGGCGTGCGCAACGCAAACGACGCCATCTCCATGATCCAGACGGCGGACGGCGCCCTCCAGGTCATCGACGAAAAGCTGGTGCGCATGAAGGAACTGGCGATGCAGGCCGCAACCGGTACCTACAACTCGGACCAGCGCCTGATCATCGACTCGGAATACCAGGCAATGGCTTCGGAAGTCTCCCGTATCGCCAACGCCACCGACTTCAACGGCATCTACCTGCTCAACGGCAACCTGTCCGGGCAGATTTCGGACCACAACGGGAGCGTCCTGGCCCCCTCCGGCCCGATCAAGATTCACTTCGGCACCAGTAACGACTCTTCCGAGGACTACTACTACATCGCCATCCAGGCGGCCACGGCATCCGCCCTGGGCCTGGGCCATGCGGCAGCCGAAAAGACCGGTACCGGCGAACAGATTCACGCGGGCAAGACCGTCTCCACCCAGGCGCTCGCCCAGCTGGCCATGGATGCAGTCAACCAGGCCATTATCTCCAAGGACAAGATCCGAGCCAACCTCGGTTCCCTGCAGAACAGGCTGGAAAACACCATCACCAACCTGGAAATCCAGGCCGAAAACCTGCAGGCGGCGGAATCCCGCATTTCCGACGTGGACGTTGCCACCGAAATGACCGAATTCGTCCGCCAGCAGATTCTTACCCAGTCCGCAGTGGCCATGCTGGCACAGGCCAACTCCCTCCCGAGAATGGCCATGCAGCTCATCAGCGGCTAA
- the rnc gene encoding ribonuclease III produces the protein MNMIELEDCIHHRFSQVKHLEMALTHSSFANEQGDAMDNERLEFLGDAVLELCISEEAYKRYPHVPEGSLTRIRSNLVKEKSLAAIARDLELERFLRLGKGEELQGGRDRDSLLADAFEAVMGAVFLDGGFEAAKAVIRDIFRERWPETPELPETKDFKSRLQEETQRLFQERPLYVLVDTRGPEHEKIFEVETTLPHGEKFTGAGTSVKKAEQTAARAALDWLAEYEKQEHQEPDGA, from the coding sequence ATGAATATGATTGAACTAGAGGATTGTATCCACCATCGGTTTTCCCAAGTCAAGCACCTGGAAATGGCGCTCACGCACAGTTCGTTCGCCAACGAGCAGGGCGACGCGATGGACAACGAGCGTCTGGAGTTCCTCGGGGACGCGGTGCTGGAGCTCTGCATATCCGAAGAAGCGTACAAACGCTATCCCCATGTGCCCGAGGGAAGCCTGACGCGCATCCGGTCCAACCTGGTCAAGGAAAAGAGCCTGGCGGCCATTGCCCGCGACCTGGAGCTGGAGCGTTTCCTGCGTCTGGGCAAGGGCGAGGAGCTGCAGGGGGGACGGGATCGGGATTCCCTGCTGGCCGACGCCTTTGAGGCGGTCATGGGGGCAGTGTTCCTGGATGGTGGCTTTGAGGCCGCAAAGGCGGTCATCAGGGATATCTTCCGGGAGCGGTGGCCCGAAACCCCGGAGCTTCCGGAAACCAAGGATTTCAAGAGCCGGCTGCAGGAGGAGACCCAGCGCCTGTTCCAGGAGCGGCCGTTGTACGTGCTCGTGGACACCCGGGGCCCGGAGCACGAGAAGATCTTCGAGGTGGAGACGACCCTGCCGCACGGGGAAAAATTCACCGGGGCGGGGACCAGCGTGAAAAAGGCCGAGCAGACGGCCGCCAGGGCCGCGCTGGACTGGCTTGCCGAGTATGAAAAACAAGAACATCAGGAACCGGACGGGGCGTAA
- a CDS encoding acetate--CoA ligase family protein, protein MQPVDRFQPLFNPRSIAVVGASRHSNKLGHVLAANILGSGYKGKLFPVNPKAEEILGHKAYPSPAELPEAPDLGIVVLPRDQVIEALEALGESEVGAVLVITAGFRETGRQGFDLETKMAEIAARKRFLLLGPNSLGLINTGMGLNASIALEPPARGNIGFFSQSGALCAAILDWALGENIGFSKFVSLGNKAGLSEADALEAMGDDPDTTVIIGYLESVENGREFMRVAQKVTEKKPVIMIKAGTTQAGARATSSHTGAVAGSIEASKAAFTQAGIIQVHDVESLFDLARAFSCQPLPKGPNLTVVTNSGGPGILAADACEAAGLQLATPATATVEALREALPPYASLYNPIDIIGDAKADRYRTTLEAVAKDPLTDAIMVLLTPTASAEIMETAQAVIDISGETDKPVFACFMGDERIGPGRDLLLDAGIPCYAYPEPAVRALTAMVAHHRWQHRPWPVEVCFRRDKGKGDKLIHEARRIHLSELSQPQAFEVAMAYELPVPETTMARTSDQAVRAAKKIGYPVALKIVSPHIEGRRALEGVALNLEDPRQVRAAFADITARVMRRRPGTYISGCLVQAMGPKKAREVVIKLRQDPQFGPLIGFCMAGPSAEILNDIAWRLAPLTLQDAQEIIREIKSFPLLRGVRGEPPVDFGAIEDILLTVSQMAVDFPEIREAELNPILLSENGALVTDLRLTVG, encoded by the coding sequence ATGCAGCCCGTAGACAGATTTCAACCACTTTTCAATCCGCGCAGCATAGCCGTGGTGGGTGCTTCCCGCCACAGCAACAAACTCGGGCACGTGCTTGCGGCCAATATCCTAGGCTCAGGGTATAAGGGGAAATTGTTTCCCGTCAATCCCAAGGCCGAGGAAATCCTGGGCCACAAGGCCTACCCCAGCCCGGCCGAGCTGCCCGAGGCCCCGGACCTGGGCATCGTCGTCCTGCCCCGCGACCAGGTCATCGAGGCCCTGGAGGCCTTGGGCGAGTCCGAAGTCGGAGCCGTGCTGGTCATCACCGCGGGTTTCCGGGAAACCGGCCGCCAGGGCTTTGACCTGGAAACGAAGATGGCCGAGATCGCGGCCCGCAAGAGATTTCTCCTGCTGGGCCCCAACAGCCTGGGGCTCATCAACACGGGCATGGGCCTGAACGCCTCCATCGCCCTGGAGCCGCCCGCCAGGGGCAACATCGGCTTCTTTTCCCAGTCCGGGGCCCTGTGTGCGGCCATCCTGGACTGGGCCCTGGGGGAAAACATCGGTTTCTCCAAGTTCGTGAGCCTGGGCAACAAGGCCGGACTCTCCGAGGCGGACGCGCTCGAGGCCATGGGCGACGACCCGGACACCACGGTCATCATCGGCTACCTCGAATCCGTGGAAAACGGCCGGGAGTTCATGCGCGTGGCCCAGAAGGTCACGGAAAAAAAACCCGTGATCATGATCAAGGCGGGCACCACCCAGGCCGGCGCGCGGGCCACCTCCAGCCACACGGGCGCGGTGGCCGGCTCCATCGAGGCGAGCAAGGCCGCCTTCACCCAGGCGGGCATCATCCAGGTCCACGACGTGGAATCGCTTTTCGACCTGGCCCGGGCCTTTTCCTGCCAGCCCCTGCCCAAAGGTCCGAACCTGACCGTGGTCACCAACTCGGGCGGGCCGGGCATCCTGGCCGCGGACGCCTGCGAGGCCGCAGGCCTGCAGCTGGCCACCCCGGCCACGGCCACGGTGGAGGCCCTGCGCGAGGCGCTGCCGCCCTACGCCTCCCTCTACAACCCCATCGACATCATCGGCGACGCCAAGGCCGACCGCTACCGCACCACCCTGGAGGCCGTGGCAAAGGACCCGCTCACCGACGCGATCATGGTGCTGCTGACCCCCACGGCGTCGGCGGAGATCATGGAAACCGCCCAGGCCGTCATCGACATTTCCGGGGAAACGGACAAGCCCGTGTTCGCCTGCTTCATGGGCGACGAGCGCATCGGCCCGGGCCGCGACCTGCTGCTGGACGCGGGAATCCCCTGTTACGCCTATCCCGAGCCCGCCGTGCGCGCGCTCACGGCCATGGTGGCCCACCACCGCTGGCAGCACCGCCCCTGGCCCGTGGAGGTCTGCTTCCGCCGCGACAAGGGCAAGGGAGACAAGCTCATCCACGAGGCGCGACGCATCCATCTTTCCGAGCTGAGCCAGCCCCAGGCCTTTGAAGTGGCCATGGCCTATGAACTGCCCGTGCCCGAGACCACCATGGCCCGCACCAGCGACCAGGCCGTGCGCGCGGCCAAAAAGATCGGCTATCCCGTGGCCCTGAAGATCGTCTCCCCGCACATCGAGGGACGCCGGGCTCTGGAGGGCGTGGCCCTGAACCTGGAGGACCCCCGGCAGGTGCGAGCGGCCTTTGCCGACATCACGGCCCGCGTCATGCGCCGGCGCCCGGGCACCTATATTTCCGGCTGCCTGGTGCAGGCAATGGGCCCCAAGAAGGCCCGGGAAGTGGTCATCAAGCTGCGCCAGGACCCCCAGTTCGGGCCGCTCATCGGCTTTTGCATGGCCGGGCCCTCGGCCGAGATCCTGAACGACATCGCCTGGCGGCTCGCGCCCCTGACCCTGCAGGACGCCCAGGAGATCATCCGCGAAATCAAGTCCTTTCCCCTGCTGCGTGGTGTGCGCGGCGAGCCCCCCGTGGACTTCGGGGCCATAGAGGACATTCTGTTAACCGTGTCGCAAATGGCCGTGGACTTCCCGGAAATCCGGGAGGCCGAACTCAACCCCATTCTTTTGAGTGAAAACGGGGCGTTGGTCACCGACCTGCGCTTGACCGTCGGCTGA
- a CDS encoding phosphotransacetylase family protein: protein MPGLYIGSTTGYSGKNMIVMGLGLRLQKDGFNVGYMKPVGAMPVEIDGKLGDDDALFVQDVLGLDGNPEDVTPVVVTQDFKVKAFSGKMKGLVDTIAEKYEIVSKDRDITLVAGSGSMYSGKYCDTDAITVIKKLGVKAVIIDRFEKELKYDYLAVMKETLGDQLIGVVLNDVPPHFMDEVNQLLAPFLEKRGIKVLGVIPRDPLMGAIKVGDLADRLGGKIISAHNKADRVVESFLIGTMQVENFMTHFRKKKNSAIIVGGDRSDVQLVALEGDCPCLVLTGNLYPNDIILTRSEVLETPIIMVREDTYSVAKKMDSILSRHKLRDAIKIKQGSDLVSDNIDFQHIKKELGLG, encoded by the coding sequence ATGCCAGGTCTCTACATTGGATCCACCACCGGATACTCGGGCAAAAACATGATCGTCATGGGGCTGGGGCTGCGGCTCCAGAAGGACGGTTTCAACGTGGGCTACATGAAGCCCGTCGGAGCCATGCCCGTGGAGATCGACGGCAAGCTCGGGGACGACGACGCCCTGTTCGTGCAGGACGTGCTCGGCCTGGACGGCAACCCCGAAGACGTCACCCCCGTGGTGGTCACCCAGGACTTCAAGGTCAAGGCCTTCAGCGGCAAGATGAAAGGGCTGGTGGACACCATCGCCGAAAAGTACGAAATCGTGTCCAAGGACCGGGACATCACCCTGGTGGCCGGTTCCGGGTCCATGTATTCGGGCAAGTACTGCGACACGGACGCCATCACCGTGATCAAGAAGCTCGGCGTCAAGGCCGTGATCATCGACCGCTTTGAAAAGGAACTCAAATACGACTACCTGGCGGTCATGAAGGAAACCCTGGGCGACCAGCTCATCGGCGTGGTCCTCAACGACGTTCCCCCGCACTTCATGGACGAGGTCAACCAGCTGCTGGCCCCGTTCCTGGAAAAACGCGGCATCAAGGTGCTGGGCGTGATCCCGCGCGACCCGCTCATGGGCGCCATCAAGGTGGGCGACCTGGCCGACCGCCTGGGCGGCAAGATCATTTCGGCCCACAACAAGGCCGACCGCGTGGTGGAAAGTTTCCTCATCGGCACCATGCAGGTGGAAAACTTCATGACCCACTTCCGCAAAAAGAAGAATTCGGCCATCATCGTGGGCGGCGACCGTTCGGACGTGCAGCTCGTGGCCCTGGAAGGGGACTGCCCCTGCCTGGTGCTCACCGGCAACCTCTACCCCAACGACATCATCCTGACCCGCTCCGAGGTGCTGGAGACCCCCATCATCATGGTCCGCGAGGACACCTACTCCGTGGCCAAGAAAATGGACTCCATCCTTTCCCGGCACAAGCTGCGCGACGCCATCAAGATCAAGCAGGGCTCGGACCTGGTCTCCGACAACATCGATTTCCAGCACATCAAGAAGGAGCTGGGCCTCGGCTAG